The Theobroma cacao cultivar B97-61/B2 chromosome 2, Criollo_cocoa_genome_V2, whole genome shotgun sequence genome includes the window ATTTTAAAACTACTTTTCTGTGTTCAAATACTCGTAAGATATAATTATATCGGCAATGATTAAATGGTGATAGGGTTAAAGTTGTTGGAAACTGTCAGAATGTTATTAGCTCAGATTTCAAATTAATGTTCTACAGTAAATCCTCCTGTATGGTAGTCTCGGGCTGGCTCAAACACAGCATAAGGTAAACAAAGCCTAAGCCCAACATTAAGAATGGAAGACACATTAGCCCAACAAAGAATGAAAACTCAATTGAGCAAGGATCGATCAATCAATGATGCGGAAGGAAGAAAACCTCCCAAAACCAGATCAAGCAAGAGGACGTAACCTTTGTGATGCCACAGCCTACACTCGTCCACACCGCAGTAGGCACGTCGAAAATCAGCGCTCATAGTCATCCCTCCCCGTCAAACGCTCCTTTATTCACTGCCCTCCTCCCTCCCCTCACCCTGTTTTCTTCTCCTCTCAGTCTTCTACAATCTTCAACTAGAAAGAAAAGCTTAAATGGATCCTGATTGTACGAAGTTCCCGATTCTGTCATACATCCTTTCCCAACAAGATCCTTACACTTACCCATCACTCCCTTCAGAAACCCACCAGAATTTGTTCATCCATTTCCCCCGTTTAACCGACCCAAGAATCCTTTCTTCACTCTCCCAATCCATCCCCCTCACTGTCACCCAAACCCACTTCTCCCTCCGCTCCCTGGGTCCTCGCCCCCACCCATCAGCAGTCTCCTCGGCCCGATCCAAGATTGCCCAGATACAAGAAATTCAATCTTCCTCACAGGAGGCCGAGATATACAAGGCGGTGCTTAGGTTGGAAGATATGCACGAGGATTACGAGAGACAGTTGACTGAGGTGGAGGAGAATCTGGGTCGTGTTTACGGCTCGGTTGTGGAGGAAATGGGAGGTGACGATGAAGTTGATGAGGAAGTTGTGAGGATATTGAAAGAAGCTGAGAATAGTGGGGTAGTTGAAAGAGTTGAGCTTTCTGGGAGACAGTTGAGGCTATTGCCTGAGGCTTTTGGGAAACTTCATGGTTTGGTTTATCTCAATCTTTCCCGTAACCAGTTAGAGGTATTAGAGTATATGCTTATATCCATGTTCTTTTTCCAGTTTTCAAAGTAGATTTCAATCTTTTCTGGCCTGTGGATGAAATTAAACATGGGAGgtctaaattaaaaattgtagTAGGTGCTTTATGTTCTTTTTAGTGAATCTTGTATCAGTTGATCAACTGAATACTTTGATACTCAAGTTGACTATTTTGGTAGCCTATGTTATGCACGAAAGTTTTCCTCCCTGCTTTATCTTAGATAAATCAAGTCGTTCTGCTATTTTATAGTTATGCAAGTATTCTAATTGTTAACAAATAACAATATGGCGTAGATTCGATTATTTACACTCCTACGGTAATAGTGATGGTGATCAGTATATAACCTGTAATTGTTGATTAATGCAATAAATAATGacaatatctttatttttatctgCAGAATtccattttttaataatatatttgatgtttttgtGCTTTTGCGTGGGAACCAGATCATTCCTGATTCAATAGCTGGGCTAAAGAAACTTGAGGAGCTTGATGTCTCTTCCAACCTTTTGCAAATTCTACCTGACTCCATTGGATTGTTGCTTAATCTGAGGGTCCTCAATGTGTCGGCAAACAAGCTAAATGCACTTCCTGAAAGCATTGCTGGATGCAGGTATGACTTTATTTTCTGTATAATCTTGTACTGGTTTTGTTCACCACTTCTTAGCAGCTGTATATTCATTCCTTTTCTGCTCTTTTGCACTTGGTTTTCTCTAATGGATGagtttatctttctttttcagttCACTGGTGGAGTTGGATGCGAGCTTTAACAACTTGACATGTCTGCCAACAAACATTGGGTACGGACTCTTAAATCTTGAAAAGCTCTCGATCCAGCTGAATAAGATGCGCTTCCTGCCACCATCAATCTGTGAAATGAGGTCCTTGAGATATCTGGATGCTCATTTCAATGAGCTTCATGGTCTGCCACAAGTGATTGGGAGAATGACAAGCCTTGAAGTCCTGAACCTGAGCAGTAATTTCAATGACTTTACAGAACTTCCTGCAACTATTAGTGATCTAATTAATCTCAGGGAACTTGATCTTAGCAACAATCAAATCCGAGCTCTACCCTACACATTTGGCCGCCTTGAAAAACTATCAAAGCTCAATTTGGACCAGAACCCA containing:
- the LOC18609563 gene encoding plant intracellular Ras-group-related LRR protein 3; amino-acid sequence: MDPDCTKFPILSYILSQQDPYTYPSLPSETHQNLFIHFPRLTDPRILSSLSQSIPLTVTQTHFSLRSLGPRPHPSAVSSARSKIAQIQEIQSSSQEAEIYKAVLRLEDMHEDYERQLTEVEENLGRVYGSVVEEMGGDDEVDEEVVRILKEAENSGVVERVELSGRQLRLLPEAFGKLHGLVYLNLSRNQLEIIPDSIAGLKKLEELDVSSNLLQILPDSIGLLLNLRVLNVSANKLNALPESIAGCSSLVELDASFNNLTCLPTNIGYGLLNLEKLSIQLNKMRFLPPSICEMRSLRYLDAHFNELHGLPQVIGRMTSLEVLNLSSNFNDFTELPATISDLINLRELDLSNNQIRALPYTFGRLEKLSKLNLDQNPLVVPPMEIAKEGADAVKEFMSKRWLEIITEEQRKITQEANNQQAQTGWLTWGTSLVTNIVSGVSQSVGGYLSGPTTPRDPYLDQQL